A single window of Modestobacter italicus DNA harbors:
- a CDS encoding glycosyltransferase has protein sequence MPVEKSTAPLADVVICTYTDARWDLLERAVASVQTQSVAPGKILLCVDHNDELLERCLATWGPGTDQPGPPIEVFPNRFAGRLGSARNTAVERVTAEVVAFLDDDAEADPTWLETLLSVYAEDGAVAVGGAPLPNHQIARPGWFPHEFDWVFGCHYVGLPEVREPVRHLIGASMSVRTDALRAVGGFHSDKHDDMDLSHRIAAAHGAAAVVYEPKARIYHFVHPERLTWDYFWRRCYTINRGKVRAFSDMGAAGNIRAELEFARAMVGSVARKLLRAARGDRDAGLQAAAIVGGLAAAGVGHLRGRVDLRTGRLPVSLTVGLEPR, from the coding sequence ATGCCTGTCGAGAAGAGCACCGCTCCGCTGGCCGACGTGGTGATCTGCACCTACACCGACGCCCGCTGGGACCTGCTGGAGCGGGCCGTCGCCTCCGTCCAGACCCAGTCGGTGGCGCCCGGGAAGATCCTCCTCTGCGTCGACCACAACGACGAGCTGCTCGAGCGCTGTCTGGCCACCTGGGGTCCGGGCACCGACCAGCCGGGGCCGCCGATCGAGGTCTTCCCGAACCGGTTCGCCGGGCGGCTGGGCTCCGCCCGCAACACCGCGGTCGAGCGGGTCACCGCCGAGGTGGTCGCCTTCCTCGACGACGACGCCGAGGCCGACCCGACCTGGCTGGAGACCCTCCTGTCGGTCTACGCCGAGGACGGCGCCGTCGCGGTCGGTGGCGCCCCGCTGCCCAACCACCAGATCGCCCGGCCGGGCTGGTTCCCGCACGAGTTCGACTGGGTGTTCGGCTGCCACTACGTCGGGCTGCCCGAGGTGCGCGAGCCGGTGCGGCACCTGATCGGCGCCAGCATGTCGGTGCGGACCGACGCGCTGCGCGCGGTCGGCGGCTTCCACTCCGACAAGCACGACGACATGGACCTCTCGCACCGGATCGCCGCGGCGCACGGGGCGGCGGCGGTCGTCTACGAGCCCAAGGCGCGCATCTACCACTTCGTCCACCCCGAGCGGCTGACCTGGGACTACTTCTGGCGGCGCTGCTACACCATCAACCGGGGCAAGGTCCGCGCCTTCTCCGACATGGGGGCGGCCGGCAACATCCGAGCGGAGCTGGAGTTCGCCCGCGCGATGGTCGGCAGCGTGGCCCGCAAGCTGCTGCGGGCGGCACGCGGCGACCGGGACGCCGGCCTGCAGGCGGCGGCGATCGTCGGCGGCCTGGCCGCGGCCGGGGTCGGGCACCTGCGCGGCCGGGTCGACCTGCGCACGGGCCGGCTCCCGGTCTCGCTGACCGTCGGCCTCGAACCGCGGTGA
- a CDS encoding amino acid deaminase/aldolase codes for MTLPPGSDAPTERARLDAATAHLDPPLAVLDLDALDANADDLVRRAAGRPVRVASKSVRSRSVLRRVLARPGFAGVLGYSLAEALWLAGGDDPVSTDVVVGYPSVDRAALRRLAADEQAAARVTLMVDSPDQVDVLDAVAPPGSRPPVRVCLDLDASWRLGPAHVGVRRSPVHTAGQAAELARALVARPGVVLVGVMAYEAQIAGLGDAPPGRPLRGLAVRGMQRASGRELAERRAAAVAAVREVAALEFVNGGGTGSLERTATDPSVTELAAGSGLYSPTLFDAYRAFRGRPAALFALPVTRRPAPGTVTVAGGGWIASGPPGADRVPTPTYPAGLRLVPTEGAGEVQTPLRGRAAAGLRTGDRVWFRHAKAGELCERVDVLHAVRGDAVTDALPTYRGEGHTYG; via the coding sequence ATGACCCTCCCGCCCGGCAGCGACGCACCGACGGAACGGGCCCGGCTGGACGCCGCCACGGCCCACCTCGACCCGCCGCTGGCCGTGCTGGACCTCGACGCGCTCGACGCCAACGCCGACGACCTGGTCCGCCGCGCCGCGGGGCGCCCGGTCCGGGTGGCCAGCAAGTCGGTGCGCAGCCGGTCCGTGCTGCGCCGGGTGCTGGCCCGGCCGGGGTTCGCCGGCGTGCTCGGCTACAGCCTGGCCGAGGCGTTGTGGCTGGCCGGCGGCGACGACCCGGTCAGCACCGACGTGGTGGTCGGCTACCCGAGCGTCGACCGGGCAGCCCTGCGCCGGCTGGCCGCCGACGAGCAGGCCGCCGCCCGGGTGACGCTGATGGTCGACTCCCCCGACCAGGTCGACGTGCTGGACGCCGTCGCTCCTCCCGGCTCCCGGCCACCGGTGCGGGTCTGCCTGGACCTGGACGCCTCGTGGCGGCTGGGCCCGGCGCACGTCGGCGTCCGCCGCTCGCCGGTGCACACCGCCGGGCAGGCAGCGGAACTGGCCCGCGCGCTGGTCGCCCGGCCGGGGGTCGTGCTGGTCGGGGTGATGGCCTACGAGGCGCAGATCGCCGGCCTCGGCGACGCCCCGCCGGGGCGTCCGCTGCGCGGCCTCGCCGTCCGGGGGATGCAGCGGGCCTCGGGCCGGGAGCTGGCCGAGCGGCGGGCCGCGGCGGTGGCCGCCGTCCGGGAGGTGGCGGCGCTCGAGTTCGTCAACGGCGGCGGCACCGGCAGCCTGGAGCGGACGGCGACCGACCCCTCCGTGACCGAGCTGGCGGCCGGCTCCGGCCTCTACTCCCCCACGCTGTTCGACGCCTACCGCGCGTTCCGGGGCCGGCCGGCGGCCCTGTTCGCACTGCCGGTCACCCGGCGCCCCGCCCCGGGGACGGTCACCGTGGCCGGCGGCGGCTGGATCGCCTCGGGGCCGCCGGGGGCCGACCGGGTGCCGACGCCGACGTACCCGGCCGGGCTGCGGCTGGTCCCGACCGAGGGGGCCGGCGAGGTGCAGACGCCGCTGCGCGGGCGGGCGGCGGCGGGGCTGCGGACCGGTGACCGGGTGTGGTTCCGGCACGCCAAGGCCGGCGAGCTGTGCGAGCGGGTCGACGTGTTGCACGCCGTCCGGGGCGACGCGGTCACTGACGCGCTGCCCACCTACCGGGGCGAGGGTCACACGTACGGGTGA
- a CDS encoding D-arabinono-1,4-lactone oxidase, whose translation MPQEQRWRNWAGNQVAAGFTAVHPRGTAEIAAAVRAAAAAGRRVRPIGSGHSFSAIGRPEDVQLVLDRHAGLVGVTDSGLVTVQAGMPLHRLTAELAARGWALTNLGDIDRQTVAGALSTGTHGTGAAFGGLASQVRACELVLADGAVLRCSPTEHADVFSAARVGLGALGVLSEVTLQAVPAFALRAEEGPASLTGLLADVDAFLSSTDHVEFYWFPHTDRCLTKRNTRVPLTELDPLPGWRAVWDDEVVANGGLAAVVGAGRLAPPLVRPLARVSARALSPRTHTDAAHRVFVSRRRVRFREMEYGVPRAAAAEVLGELRRVVDRSDWRVPFPVEVRLSAADDVPLSTASERDTAYVAVHVPARTEPGAYFAAFEAIAGAVGGRPHWGKVHGLDAAALADRYPRFGEFTALRDRLDPAGVFGNAHLDRVLGPARARTGGR comes from the coding sequence GTGCCGCAGGAGCAGCGCTGGCGCAACTGGGCGGGCAACCAGGTGGCGGCCGGGTTCACCGCGGTCCACCCGCGGGGCACCGCGGAGATCGCCGCGGCCGTGCGCGCGGCCGCTGCGGCCGGGCGGCGCGTACGGCCGATCGGCAGCGGGCACTCCTTCAGCGCCATCGGCCGGCCCGAGGACGTCCAGCTCGTGCTCGACCGGCACGCCGGGCTGGTCGGGGTGACCGACTCCGGGCTGGTCACCGTGCAGGCCGGGATGCCGCTGCACCGGCTGACCGCGGAACTGGCGGCCCGGGGGTGGGCGCTGACCAACCTCGGCGACATCGACCGGCAGACGGTCGCCGGCGCGCTGTCCACCGGCACCCACGGCACCGGCGCCGCGTTCGGCGGCCTGGCCAGCCAGGTCCGGGCGTGCGAGCTGGTGCTCGCCGACGGTGCGGTGCTGCGGTGCTCGCCCACCGAGCACGCCGACGTCTTCTCCGCCGCCCGGGTGGGTCTCGGTGCCCTCGGCGTGCTCAGCGAGGTCACCCTGCAGGCGGTGCCGGCCTTCGCGCTGCGCGCCGAGGAGGGGCCGGCGTCGCTGACCGGCCTGCTCGCCGACGTGGACGCCTTCCTGAGCTCGACCGACCACGTCGAGTTCTACTGGTTCCCGCACACCGACCGCTGCCTGACCAAGCGGAACACCCGGGTGCCGCTCACCGAGCTGGACCCGCTGCCGGGCTGGCGGGCGGTCTGGGACGACGAGGTGGTGGCCAACGGCGGCCTGGCCGCGGTCGTCGGGGCCGGTCGGCTCGCCCCGCCGCTGGTGCGCCCGCTCGCCCGGGTCTCCGCCCGCGCGCTCTCGCCCCGCACGCACACCGACGCCGCGCACCGGGTGTTCGTCTCCCGCCGCCGGGTCCGGTTCCGCGAGATGGAGTACGGCGTCCCGCGGGCCGCGGCCGCCGAGGTGCTCGGCGAGCTGCGCCGGGTGGTCGACCGCAGCGACTGGCGCGTCCCGTTCCCGGTCGAGGTGCGGCTGTCCGCCGCCGATGACGTCCCGCTGTCCACCGCCTCCGAGCGGGACACCGCCTACGTCGCGGTGCACGTGCCCGCGCGCACCGAGCCGGGCGCGTACTTCGCGGCCTTCGAGGCGATCGCGGGCGCGGTCGGCGGTCGCCCGCACTGGGGCAAGGTGCACGGCCTGGACGCCGCCGCGCTGGCCGACCGGTACCCGCGCTTCGGTGAGTTCACCGCCCTGCGCGACCGCCTGGACCCCGCCGGCGTGTTCGGCAACGCGCACCTGGACCGGGTGCTCGGCCCGGCCCGGGCGCGGACCGGCGGCCGCTGA
- a CDS encoding TetR/AcrR family transcriptional regulator, translated as MPRLPADARRAALVEAALRVMSRDGLAAGTTRAIVAEAGMSLASFHYAFASRDELLRELVHRVVGHELSAAAAAEVPEGAGLADCLRAAAAGYLQHLEREPGAEQLMLELALHSLRDPALRPLARQQYRAYTAAATRLLEQAAAATGATWRRPVPELARLLVALVDGATTTWLVDRDTAATQAVLDAAVGLFVAEHSELAR; from the coding sequence GTGCCCCGGCTCCCGGCGGACGCCCGCCGCGCCGCGCTGGTCGAGGCCGCCCTGCGGGTGATGTCCCGCGACGGGCTGGCCGCCGGCACCACCCGGGCGATCGTCGCCGAGGCGGGGATGTCGCTGGCCAGCTTCCACTACGCCTTCGCCTCCCGCGACGAGCTGCTGCGCGAGCTGGTGCACCGGGTGGTCGGCCACGAGCTGTCGGCCGCGGCCGCCGCCGAGGTGCCCGAGGGCGCCGGCCTGGCCGACTGCCTGCGCGCGGCCGCCGCGGGCTACCTGCAGCACCTCGAGCGGGAGCCGGGCGCCGAGCAGCTGATGCTCGAGCTGGCGCTGCACTCGCTCCGCGACCCCGCGCTGCGGCCGCTGGCCCGGCAGCAGTACCGCGCCTACACCGCCGCGGCGACCCGGCTGCTGGAGCAGGCGGCCGCGGCCACCGGGGCGACCTGGCGCCGGCCGGTGCCCGAGCTCGCCCGCCTGCTGGTCGCCCTGGTCGACGGGGCCACGACCACCTGGCTGGTCGACCGGGACACCGCCGCCACCCAGGCCGTGCTGGACGCCGCCGTCGGCCTGTTCGTCGCCGAGCACTCCGAGCTCGCCCGGTGA
- a CDS encoding MFS transporter — translation MRPVAAPLAPSVGAAWTARFGLVWLGLWAAQLAPVQLLLPLQLADLDPAHKVRDFGLVNGLAGIAALVALPVFGALCDRTRSPFGRRRVWVAAGVVVYVGGLLLTGAADGVAGVAGGWLVAQLGMYAAMAGLTATIADQVPAEQRGAVSAAVYGPQALGIVVGLVLVTGLGEDAGYPALAVLLLLAALPWLLRARDTPAVARPQSLAAAVRATWAAPSRHPDYAWAFGGRLLVNLGNALGTTYLLYFLTDGLRVADPEGSLLVLTVVYLLATVAATWGGGLLSDRTGRRRVFVAGAAVLQALACAVLVAVPSWPSALVAGLLLGAGYGAYTSVDQALVTQVLPDARTVAGDLGVMNVAVVVPQALAPLLASLVIAELGGYDVLFALAGVVSVLGALSVARIRTVR, via the coding sequence GTGAGGCCGGTCGCGGCGCCGCTCGCGCCGTCGGTCGGAGCGGCCTGGACCGCCCGGTTCGGACTCGTCTGGCTCGGGCTGTGGGCGGCCCAGCTCGCCCCGGTCCAGCTGCTCCTGCCGCTGCAGCTGGCCGACCTGGACCCGGCGCACAAGGTCCGCGACTTCGGGCTGGTCAACGGGCTGGCCGGGATCGCCGCGCTGGTCGCGCTGCCGGTGTTCGGGGCGCTGTGCGACCGCACCCGCTCACCGTTCGGCCGGCGCCGGGTCTGGGTCGCGGCCGGGGTGGTGGTCTACGTCGGCGGGCTGCTGCTGACCGGTGCCGCCGACGGCGTGGCCGGGGTCGCCGGCGGCTGGCTGGTGGCGCAGCTGGGGATGTACGCCGCGATGGCCGGGCTGACCGCCACCATCGCCGACCAGGTGCCGGCCGAGCAGCGCGGGGCCGTCTCGGCCGCCGTCTACGGCCCGCAGGCGCTCGGCATCGTCGTCGGCCTGGTCCTGGTCACCGGGCTGGGGGAGGACGCCGGCTACCCGGCGCTGGCCGTGCTGCTGCTGCTCGCCGCGCTGCCGTGGCTGCTGCGGGCCCGGGACACCCCGGCGGTCGCGCGCCCGCAGTCGCTGGCCGCCGCCGTCCGGGCCACCTGGGCCGCGCCCAGCCGGCACCCCGACTACGCCTGGGCCTTCGGCGGGCGGCTGCTGGTCAACCTGGGCAACGCCCTGGGGACGACGTACCTGCTGTACTTCCTCACCGACGGGCTGCGGGTCGCCGACCCCGAGGGCTCGCTGCTGGTGCTCACCGTCGTGTACCTGCTGGCCACCGTGGCGGCTACCTGGGGCGGCGGCCTGCTGTCGGACCGCACCGGGCGCCGGCGGGTGTTCGTCGCCGGCGCCGCGGTGCTGCAGGCGCTCGCCTGCGCGGTGCTGGTGGCCGTGCCGAGCTGGCCGAGCGCGCTGGTCGCCGGGCTGCTGCTGGGCGCGGGCTACGGCGCCTACACCTCGGTCGACCAGGCGCTGGTCACCCAGGTGCTGCCCGACGCCCGCACCGTCGCCGGCGACCTCGGGGTGATGAACGTGGCGGTGGTGGTCCCGCAGGCGCTCGCCCCGCTGCTGGCCAGCCTGGTGATCGCCGAGCTCGGGGGCTACGACGTCCTGTTCGCGCTGGCCGGCGTCGTCAGCGTCCTCGGCGCGCTGTCGGTCGCCCGCATCCGCACCGTCCGCTGA
- a CDS encoding oxidoreductase → MTTTAEKSGQFTLGDRTVHRIGYGAMQLAGPHVMGPPADRDGAVAVLRRAVELGVDHIDTSDYYGPHVTNEIIREALHPYPEQLTIVTKIGARRTPEGEWPEALGADELRQAVHDNLDHLGVEALDVVNLRMPGFAEPVQRSLAEPMETLAALQQEGLVRHIGVSNVTPQMLAEAQGIAPVVCVQNHYNLVHRADDPLVDALAREGIAYVPFFPLGGFSPLQSAALESVARTLETTPMEVALAWLLARSPNILLIPGTKSIGHLESNLESAARVLGPVELAELDRIGGDGTLDPDL, encoded by the coding sequence ATGACGACGACGGCGGAGAAGTCCGGCCAGTTCACCCTCGGCGACCGCACGGTGCACCGCATCGGCTACGGCGCCATGCAGCTCGCCGGCCCCCACGTGATGGGCCCCCCGGCCGACCGGGACGGCGCCGTGGCGGTGCTGCGCCGCGCGGTCGAGCTGGGCGTGGACCACATCGACACCAGCGACTACTACGGCCCGCACGTGACCAACGAGATCATCCGCGAGGCCCTGCACCCTTACCCCGAGCAGCTGACCATCGTCACCAAGATCGGTGCCCGCCGGACGCCGGAGGGCGAGTGGCCGGAGGCGCTGGGCGCCGACGAGCTGCGGCAGGCCGTGCACGACAACCTCGACCACCTCGGCGTCGAGGCGCTGGACGTGGTCAACCTGCGGATGCCCGGGTTCGCCGAGCCGGTGCAGCGCTCGCTGGCCGAGCCGATGGAGACCCTGGCCGCGCTGCAGCAGGAGGGCCTGGTCCGGCACATCGGCGTCAGCAACGTGACCCCGCAGATGCTGGCCGAGGCGCAGGGCATCGCCCCGGTGGTCTGCGTGCAGAACCACTACAACCTGGTGCACCGGGCCGACGACCCGCTGGTCGACGCGCTGGCCCGGGAGGGCATCGCGTACGTGCCGTTCTTCCCGCTCGGCGGGTTCAGCCCGCTGCAGTCCGCAGCGCTGGAGTCGGTGGCCCGGACGCTGGAGACCACCCCGATGGAGGTCGCGCTGGCCTGGCTGCTGGCCCGCTCCCCCAACATCCTGCTGATCCCGGGCACCAAGTCGATCGGGCACCTGGAGTCCAACCTCGAGTCGGCCGCGCGGGTCCTCGGCCCGGTGGAGCTGGCCGAGCTCGACCGCATCGGCGGCGACGGCACCCTCGACCCCGACCTGTAG
- a CDS encoding MFS transporter, which yields MPRALLALAIGAFGIGTTEFVVMGMLPQIADGLDVSVSAVGLLISAYAIGVVIGAPTLTALGVRFTPRQTLVALMVLFTLGNLLSALAPSYGWLVAARVFAALAHGSFFGVGAVAARRLVPREKATQAISLMITGLTLANVVGVPLGTFLAQQLSWRLVFAAVAAIGLVTIAGLLAWMPTVAGEPTDLRSELGAFRRRGVWLVLGTTMIGFAALFSVYSYVSPILTELGGIPEGWVTPVLGLFGAGTTVGTLVGGRLGDRWGMSFVAVGLLGTAGALAVLALVARTPVAAVTVLVFFGMLAFALGPVVQNRVIEAARVPGGSLVSAANQAAFNVANALGAALGAAALSAGLGYTAPIWVGAALALVGTGIAVLTIRSERRERTALAFAARADVDRWQRALAPVADATPAAVR from the coding sequence TTGCCCCGCGCCCTGCTCGCGCTCGCCATCGGTGCCTTCGGCATCGGCACCACCGAGTTCGTGGTGATGGGCATGCTGCCCCAGATCGCCGACGGGCTGGACGTCTCGGTCTCCGCCGTCGGGCTGCTGATCTCCGCCTACGCCATCGGGGTCGTCATCGGCGCCCCCACGCTGACCGCCCTCGGCGTGCGGTTCACCCCGCGGCAGACGCTGGTCGCGCTGATGGTGCTGTTCACCCTCGGCAACCTGCTGTCGGCCCTGGCGCCCAGCTACGGCTGGCTCGTCGCCGCCCGGGTGTTCGCCGCCCTCGCGCACGGGTCGTTCTTCGGGGTGGGCGCGGTCGCGGCCCGCCGCCTGGTGCCCCGGGAGAAGGCCACCCAGGCCATCTCGCTGATGATCACCGGGCTGACGCTGGCCAACGTCGTCGGTGTCCCGCTGGGCACCTTCCTCGCCCAGCAGCTCAGCTGGCGGCTGGTCTTCGCCGCGGTGGCCGCGATCGGCCTGGTCACCATCGCCGGCCTGCTGGCCTGGATGCCGACGGTCGCCGGCGAGCCGACCGACCTGCGCAGCGAGCTGGGCGCCTTCCGCCGGCGCGGGGTGTGGCTGGTGCTCGGCACGACGATGATCGGCTTCGCGGCGCTCTTCTCCGTCTACAGCTACGTCAGCCCGATCCTCACCGAGCTGGGCGGCATCCCCGAGGGCTGGGTCACCCCGGTGCTGGGCCTCTTCGGCGCCGGCACGACGGTCGGCACGCTGGTCGGCGGCCGGCTGGGTGACCGCTGGGGCATGTCGTTCGTGGCCGTCGGGCTGCTCGGCACCGCCGGCGCGCTCGCCGTCCTGGCGCTGGTGGCGCGCACCCCGGTCGCCGCGGTCACCGTGCTGGTCTTCTTCGGCATGCTCGCCTTCGCCCTCGGCCCGGTCGTGCAGAACCGGGTGATCGAGGCGGCCCGCGTGCCCGGCGGCAGCCTCGTGTCGGCCGCCAACCAGGCGGCCTTCAACGTGGCCAACGCGCTGGGGGCCGCGCTGGGCGCCGCCGCGCTGTCGGCGGGGCTCGGCTACACCGCGCCGATCTGGGTGGGCGCCGCGCTGGCCCTGGTCGGCACCGGGATCGCGGTGCTCACCATCCGGTCCGAGCGCCGCGAGCGCACCGCGCTGGCCTTCGCCGCCCGGGCCGACGTCGACAGGTGGCAGCGCGCCCTGGCGCCCGTCGCCGACGCCACACCCGCCGCCGTCCGCTGA
- a CDS encoding zinc-dependent alcohol dehydrogenase, whose translation MRAVTWHGRDDVRVDTVPDPTITDPTDVIVEITSTGICGSDLHLIEVMAPFMTVGDVMGHEPMGIVREVGPGVTELRAGDRVVVPFNISCGTCWMCNQGLQSQCETTQNREQGFGASLFGYTKLYGQVPGGQAQYLRVPFGNTLPIKVPEGPADDRFVYLSDVLPTAWQAVQYANVKPGSTVLVLGLGPIGDMATRIAKHLGAAQVLASDTVPERLARARANGIDVLDSTTQADVVAWVRDKTDGRGPDAVIDAVGMEAHGSPGAKLAQKATAIVPDAVMEKVMQVVGVDRMAALNTAIEAVRRGGTISLSGVYGGATDPMPLMRMFDKQIELRMGQANVWRWVPDILPLLTDADPLGVDTFATHHVPLEQAPQAYETFRQKQDGAVKVLLQP comes from the coding sequence ATGCGCGCAGTGACCTGGCACGGCCGCGACGACGTCCGTGTCGACACCGTCCCGGACCCCACCATCACCGACCCCACCGACGTGATCGTCGAGATCACCTCCACCGGCATCTGCGGCTCGGACCTCCACCTGATCGAGGTCATGGCGCCGTTCATGACCGTCGGCGACGTCATGGGCCACGAGCCGATGGGGATCGTGCGCGAGGTCGGCCCCGGCGTCACCGAGCTGCGGGCCGGCGACCGCGTCGTCGTGCCGTTCAACATCTCCTGCGGCACCTGCTGGATGTGCAACCAGGGGCTGCAGAGCCAGTGCGAGACGACGCAGAACCGCGAGCAGGGCTTCGGCGCCTCGCTGTTCGGCTACACGAAGCTGTACGGGCAGGTGCCCGGCGGGCAGGCCCAGTACCTGCGGGTGCCCTTCGGCAACACGCTGCCGATCAAGGTGCCCGAGGGCCCGGCCGACGACCGGTTCGTCTACCTCTCCGACGTCCTGCCCACCGCCTGGCAGGCGGTGCAGTACGCGAACGTGAAGCCGGGCAGCACGGTGTTGGTGCTGGGTCTGGGCCCGATCGGCGACATGGCCACCCGGATCGCCAAGCACCTCGGCGCCGCGCAGGTGCTCGCCTCCGACACCGTGCCCGAGCGGCTCGCCCGGGCCCGCGCCAACGGCATCGACGTCCTGGACTCGACCACCCAGGCCGACGTCGTCGCCTGGGTGCGGGACAAGACCGACGGCCGCGGTCCGGACGCCGTCATCGACGCGGTCGGCATGGAGGCGCACGGCTCCCCCGGCGCGAAGCTGGCCCAGAAGGCCACCGCGATCGTCCCGGACGCGGTGATGGAGAAGGTCATGCAGGTCGTCGGCGTGGACCGGATGGCGGCCCTCAACACCGCGATCGAGGCCGTCCGGCGCGGCGGCACCATCTCGCTGTCCGGCGTCTACGGCGGCGCGACCGACCCGATGCCGCTGATGCGGATGTTCGACAAGCAGATCGAGCTGCGCATGGGCCAGGCCAACGTGTGGCGCTGGGTGCCGGACATCCTGCCGCTGCTCACCGACGCCGACCCGCTGGGCGTGGACACCTTCGCCACGCACCACGTCCCGCTGGAGCAGGCGCCGCAGGCCTACGAGACCTTCCGGCAGAAGCAGGACGGCGCGGTGAAGGTGCTGCTGCAGCCCTGA
- a CDS encoding M23 family metallopeptidase translates to MDPQHLARLDDDGSVRSIRTGTAGGSTTAVSPRAPEVPVQAPALDSWPLPVGGDGPALPDVWPLPSAEAPRLLAEDAVPARPAYSADAVAAALAAGYGPRHRKPSTRTRRPALYLAAAMIGAAGIAGTAVATDSSPAVAQADEPVSVAEELGMVQAEQPAASAQDATARLQQMVASRAEREDAEAAAARVQADADAAAVAAAAEAARPKAVLPVQGARLSSGFGYRWGTLHAGIDFAAPLGTPEYAVMDGVVVRAGAASGFGLAVYVQHENGDVTVYGHMQEILVAEGQVVRAGDPIALLGNEGQSTGPHLHVEVRLGGIDGQKVDPLPWLRERGVQV, encoded by the coding sequence ATGGACCCGCAACATCTCGCCCGGCTCGACGACGACGGATCGGTGCGCAGCATCCGCACCGGTACGGCAGGTGGCTCCACCACCGCCGTGTCGCCCCGAGCCCCCGAGGTGCCGGTCCAGGCGCCCGCGCTCGACTCCTGGCCGCTGCCGGTCGGGGGTGACGGCCCCGCCCTCCCGGACGTCTGGCCGCTGCCCTCCGCCGAGGCGCCCCGGCTCCTCGCCGAGGATGCCGTCCCCGCCCGCCCGGCCTACAGCGCCGACGCCGTGGCCGCCGCGCTCGCCGCCGGTTACGGGCCGCGGCACCGCAAGCCCTCGACCCGCACCCGCCGCCCGGCGCTCTACCTGGCCGCGGCGATGATCGGCGCGGCCGGCATCGCCGGCACGGCGGTCGCGACCGACTCCTCCCCAGCCGTCGCCCAGGCCGACGAGCCGGTCAGCGTCGCCGAGGAGCTCGGCATGGTGCAGGCCGAGCAGCCCGCCGCCAGCGCGCAGGACGCCACCGCGCGGCTGCAGCAGATGGTGGCCAGCCGGGCCGAGCGCGAGGACGCCGAGGCCGCCGCTGCCCGGGTCCAGGCCGACGCCGACGCGGCCGCGGTGGCCGCCGCCGCGGAGGCGGCCCGTCCCAAGGCGGTGCTGCCCGTGCAGGGCGCGCGGCTCTCCAGTGGGTTCGGCTACCGGTGGGGCACGCTGCACGCCGGGATCGACTTCGCCGCCCCGCTCGGCACGCCCGAGTACGCGGTCATGGACGGCGTCGTGGTCCGCGCCGGTGCGGCCAGCGGCTTCGGCCTGGCCGTGTACGTCCAGCACGAGAACGGCGACGTGACCGTCTACGGCCACATGCAGGAGATCCTCGTTGCGGAGGGGCAGGTCGTCCGGGCGGGCGACCCGATCGCCCTGCTGGGCAACGAGGGGCAGTCCACCGGCCCCCACCTGCACGTCGAGGTGCGCCTGGGCGGGATCGACGGGCAGAAGGTCGACCCGCTCCCGTGGCTCCGCGAGCGCGGCGTCCAGGTCTGA